ACGATACTAGTGCAACTGACAATTCATACCATGCAAATTTTGTTGACTTTTGATAACATTggctttttttattattatttttttattttttattatcccacgtaaaagctTCAACAAATCTGTGGTGGTGAACATGATCGCTTACGCGAGAAGAAATGTAGCTTTAAAACTATATCGCAACACTCGGGATCAAATTACTCTCCTAAATGCAATAAAGATAAGCCATCAGGCAGGTTGCTTCAGTCTTCATTTCATCGCAGCGTTTTACGATAAGCTTCTTTTCCACAGTTTTTCTTCACATCAGTCAACATCGTGATTTTACAGTTCAGTGGTTTCACAGTCAATGAACTTATGACTCGAGCGTTCAGTCACCTTACCTGCTCGTGAAATCGATATGCAATGTATACGTCTCCATTTATATGAGttgtaacgtgtgtgtgtgtgtgtgtgtgtgtttgatgttaAACTGAATCCCAAGCCGCCACACTGGGCTATGCTCGTAAGGGTAACCCAgcagggggtgagagagagagagttcgaaagagagagagagagagagagagagagagagagagagagagagagacggacgcacacacacatgcacgcaaacacacacacacacacacacggagagagagagacagacagacaaacatactgacagagacggggggggggggggggggtgtttgagtGACTGTGTAAGGATGTTTGTATTTCAGTGTACACACGCTCgcatgtttgtgcgtgtgtgttcgtgtgtcactgtgtatgTGCACGCGCGTGCCCTTTTCCGCAATCTGTGGCCCGATAGCGGAACAGATTATACAGTCTGCTCTACGTCGGGTTGGCAACTCCAAGCTGTGTTCAGTACGTTCTAAACCCATCTGTTCCACTTGTCACTTCCCACTGCCGGCGTCGTGGTGCGAAGGCTGCCATCGTGTCAAGCACGAGTTAAAAAATCACGACGGTTGTCATAGACTCCCAAGAGCGTTCACTCCATAGCATCGTTCAAAGCGAAAGCAGATAGTTTCTGCATGATTGTAACCtctgtatacatgtcatgattgtaacctttgttaaaataaacttatgtttaaaaaaaaaagatagtttcTGGCACTTCCATGCGCTTACCGCATGTTCACGCTCGTGTAAACCATTACATAGGCTATCTGTCCTGTTACAATGCTTTTTTACAATAATACCCCTTCCTCACCTCCCCTAAAAAAaggaaaccacacacacatgaatgaaACATATATAGTTAGTTGTCTGTGTTTTATATTCGATgacaagtttgtttttttacatgttAGCAAACGGCTCTAGTTTTCAGTAATGGGATTAATCATTGAACATCGCGGGATCTTAATCTCAATGATCTTGTTTTCAACTTGGAGACGGGGCTTAAGTCATGGGATTAATTACTGAACATCACACGATCTTGATCTTAATGATCTTATTTTCAACTTGGACAGGACATTAAATTCAACATCCATCAATTATAGACTGGTCCCAGTAACCACTGCATCTGTGTTATTACTATAACCACACGTAAGACGTAGAGATCGCATTTACGATTTAATTAACACTCCATCTCAGTTTTTCACGGTAAAGTATAACAGTGACACAGAATATCATCGTCTTCAAGAAAAATAAATGTACTTAATTTGTGTTTAAAGCGTAACAGAATCCGAAAGATTGCCGCTGCTATTTTATCACAGAAGATGAAATCTCTTTATTTAGCCAGTCTGTCTATCTTTGTCGCAAATAGGCTAAAAATAAATGCGATTGCCCGAAATATCGAATTTGTCAAATCAGTTCCCGTTGTGTTAATACGAGCAGAAGAATGATACGTTTTAACACGCACCTGAGGCCAAATTGCGGCGCGGATGAAGGAAGAGATCGTGAGTGAATTAAAGAACGGATAACATCAAAGTAAAGCAAtcgcaatctctctctctttctctctctctctctctctgtctctgtctctctgtctctctgtctctctctctctctctctctctctctctctgcctctccctctctctccctctccctccctctctgtggTGTTAGTTGGGTACTATACAGAAAGCTTTGACGGCCTGCCAAACCGGTTACAGAATCTATTATTCATTACCCTGCTCTTAGATACCTCTtctagacgggcgctgtggcggggtggtaagacgtcggcctcttaatcggaaggtcgagggttcgaatcccgaccgcggccgcctggtgggtaaagtgtggagatttttccgatctcccaggtcaacttgtgtgcagacctgcaaggGGCTTCcgctttgtgtgtacacgcaagaacaagaccaagtgcgcacggaaaagatcctgtaatccatgtcagagtttggtgtgttatagaaacacgaaaatacccagcatgcttcctccgaaagcggcgtatggcttcctaaatggcggggtaaaaacggtcatacacgtaaaattccactcgtgcaaaaacacgagtgtacgtgggagtttcagcccacgaacgcagaagaagaagaaacctctTCTGCCTGCCTATTTAGctgaattcttcttctttttttttcctttactTTTCCTTTATAGAACAGCAAGACGGCTGGTTTTCACTAATCCGTTATATCTTTCACTGTACCACAGTAATGTGAAAACTACCACTACAAACCACCAACGTGTTTTACGGTGATGATATTTCTGTTATAACCATGGCGATGTGTGTGAATGATGAAAACGCATTTAGTCAACCATGAGAGTTTGAGGGCCCGACATGCCAAACCCGTGCAACTCTGCACATAAAGACACCTTCCTTCCTCAGTTCCTGCATAACCGACTACAAAGAAAACCAAAAATATGTCCTGGCTTTtaaaagcatccttccacttgggaACATTCCAAAAATAATCTATCTGGCTGCTTTCATTTTCatgctgaatttattttgtAATTGAAAActgtgtcaatctgcaaaaccAAGTCAGCAACAAAGTAAAGTACATGTAATTCCCACTCCAAACAagaagcaggcaggcaggctgTTGAAATGTTGATATGTAGCCAAGTGCAAGAATACTCCTATGCCGTGTGGCAGACAGAATGGATCTGACATGGTGTACATGTATACTATTTCACATGAGAAGGAATGCATTACGGATGTCTaaccggacacacacacagtcacagacacaggcacacagacgcacgcacacacaaacacacacacacacatacgcacgtacgtacacacacacacatacgcacgcacgtacgtacacacacacacacgcacgcacgcaagaacacacacacacacacacacacacacacacacacacacaaacactcgcgCACTTCCTCACTAACTCACCTACTAATTttaacacacaaacgcacacacacactctacagaCAACTCACCATAGGGCACGTTGACGTTGTAGCCAGGCACGCTGAAGGCGGAGGGCCTGAAGGTCGGCGTGACGAGGGGAACGGCGTTGAGGGTTCCAATGCCGCTGAAGCTGAACGATTGGTAGCTCTGTGTAGTCACATAGCCCTCAGTGTGTGAGTACGAGTAGCCCGGGCAGGGCGCCATGCAGGGAGAACTGTGTGGGTAGAGCCCCCCAAAGTTGTTAAAGCTGCCGCCCAGCACCTGGGCCTTGACGGGGCTGTGGGTGTTGACGATGTCCACCACGGCGGGCTGGTGAGTCACGGGGTCCAAGTGAGGCGTGTGGGCACTGACCACGTCAACCACGCTGGACGGCCGGTCGTCACTCAGATGGTCCTTGCCGTCGTGAGAGATGGGCGGCGTGGGCAGCGCGCTGACCGGGTGCTTGGACTCGGGTGACGGGTGGGCCGTGGCAGAGATCTCCGTGACACAAGCACCACCCGTATCGGGGAGGTCTTTCTTGGAGTTGCACACCCCGCACCCGCCCAGGCCGTCCACCCAGCGTAGAGTGCGGTTCGGGGAGTGGGCGGTTGGGGGTTTGTGTCGAATCCACGACACGCAGTACCTGTCCGTGCGCGCCGCTCGCTCCAACACCTGCTGCATGCTCTCCCGCTCGGCTACGATCAGCGCCCTGGCGTTGAGACTCGCCATGCGTTTCTTGCATTTCCTCTTCACCACTTTGCCGTTCGCCGCCTTGTTCAGTTCCGACTTGATCTTTTTGCTGCTGCCTTTGCTTTTCGTCTTACTGGTCTTATTGGGCTTTTTGGACTGAGATTCTGAACTCTTGCTAGCCTTTTTGGCCTTGGAAGATTTGGAGCCCGCTTTGACGAACACTAGTTTCTTCTTAGCACTCACAGACGTCCCTCCCTCTACTTTGTTGGTGGGAGTTTTATTGGGGGACGAAGATGCAAGTGACGCCTTGGACGGTGACTTTTTGGGTGACACAAATTTTTCGAACATGATGTCCATTCTGGCGCTAGCGTTCATGCTAGCTTCTCGCTTTGGCTTGATGAAGGAGAGTAGACTGGGTATTTCTTTATCCTCCTTCTTCTTGGGCGCTTTCGTCTTCACTGGCTTTGTGTTTTTCTGGGCAGGCTTCTTTCCCCCCTTAGAACTCGGACTTTTCTTGTCCTTTGAGTTTTCATCAGCTCTCTTCTTGCCCTTATCACTTGCTGTCTTTTTAGCGGCATCAGCTCTCTTCTTTTTGGGCTCATCTTTCTCTGCCCTCGCTGAAATCTGCTTCAGTTTCTCAGCTACGTCGTTCTTGGAGTCATTCTTTCCACTTTTCGTAGTTTTCCTTTGAGCTGCACTTTTCTCTCCTATATCcaacttttgctttttcgtcGGAGGAGTGTCCGTGGTTGCTGCGTCATTGGAATTCTTCCTTTTGGCCGTAGCTTTCGGTGAAGGCTTCACGTTTGTGGATTTGACTGGTGGCTGTGCACTACCTGAAGACTTACCGGGCGGTTTTGACCTGGGCGATTTCCCTGTTGACTTTGGCTTCGCTTGTGAGGCTTTGTTCTGTGAAGACTTGGCGGACGTCGTTTTAGCCGAGGGTGATGCTTTGGCCGAAGATGACTTCCCGGGCGAGGCCTTGGGTGACTTGGCTGGAGAGGGTTTGGTGGGCGTGGTTTTGGTTGGGGAAGACTTGGCCGATGGCGTTTTGGCTGGAGAAGCCTTCTTGGGCTCCATGTCCCTGTCGTTGAGGTACTGCTGCACCATTTCGG
This Littorina saxatilis isolate snail1 linkage group LG17, US_GU_Lsax_2.0, whole genome shotgun sequence DNA region includes the following protein-coding sequences:
- the LOC138953907 gene encoding uncharacterized protein isoform X2, whose protein sequence is MVQQYLNDRDMEPKKASPAKTPSAKSSPTKTTPTKPSPAKSPKASPGKSSSAKASPSAKTTSAKSSQNKASQAKPKSTGKSPRSKPPGKSSGSAQPPVKSTNVKPSPKATAKRKNSNDAATTDTPPTKKQKLDIGEKSAAQRKTTKSGKNDSKNDVAEKLKQISARAEKDEPKKKRADAAKKTASDKGKKRADENSKDKKSPSSKGGKKPAQKNTKPVKTKAPKKKEDKEIPSLLSFIKPKREASMNASARMDIMFEKFVSPKKSPSKASLASSSPNKTPTNKVEGGTSVSAKKKLVFVKAGSKSSKAKKASKSSESQSKKPNKTSKTKSKGSSKKIKSELNKAANGKVVKRKCKKRMASLNARALIVAERESMQQVLERAARTDRYCVSWIRHKPPTAHSPNRTLRWVDGLGGCGVCNSKKDLPDTGGACVTEISATAHPSPESKHPVSALPTPPISHDGKDHLSDDRPSSVVDVVSAHTPHLDPVTHQPAVVDIVNTHSPVKAQVLGGSFNNFGGLYPHSSPCMAPCPGYSYSHTEGYVTTQSYQSFSFSGIGTLNAVPLVTPTFRPSAFSVPGYNVNVPYGYYPGAPYYQPAPTPIIQGPLPKPCMVPHPLSFKFPQGPVKVLIHNPDTPEDHAAFSEYRPPEKGNPSEVTNIMRKVSNDSNNNNNGSMCNSSLSKTNGALNHSSQTANSKRGLDKAAEKQGSQSEGSKKPSDPKKKDADHKKKDVSGSKNAKTCESNSKKKSVEASKRRDGDGGKKKDSKVVLKAKESKDSKESKVTAKQPKKKSEKRKGGEKGSAGEETEANEESIPEHGWVWVGEPESKKVVSVHFDQPAEERVSYKAIRHSTHGDVIRVRDCVLLRSGGCRSDVPYVAKVGAFWELPKTKEKMMSLLWYYQPEHTEAGRQPHDMENEVFASRHRDENSVACIDDKCYVLTYDQFCRYQAQIRRVDHHAIPRPRIVPDLDWSSPEVDYPQQELPSEEVDPATVFCCRRVFDFRMKRILKNPS
- the LOC138953907 gene encoding uncharacterized protein isoform X1 codes for the protein MAKKMASREASATRKAAPENCPSAKSDSDQDSKKKKTYKSTHSIGSRKATEKVVTYSESLPCFSEMVQQYLNDRDMEPKKASPAKTPSAKSSPTKTTPTKPSPAKSPKASPGKSSSAKASPSAKTTSAKSSQNKASQAKPKSTGKSPRSKPPGKSSGSAQPPVKSTNVKPSPKATAKRKNSNDAATTDTPPTKKQKLDIGEKSAAQRKTTKSGKNDSKNDVAEKLKQISARAEKDEPKKKRADAAKKTASDKGKKRADENSKDKKSPSSKGGKKPAQKNTKPVKTKAPKKKEDKEIPSLLSFIKPKREASMNASARMDIMFEKFVSPKKSPSKASLASSSPNKTPTNKVEGGTSVSAKKKLVFVKAGSKSSKAKKASKSSESQSKKPNKTSKTKSKGSSKKIKSELNKAANGKVVKRKCKKRMASLNARALIVAERESMQQVLERAARTDRYCVSWIRHKPPTAHSPNRTLRWVDGLGGCGVCNSKKDLPDTGGACVTEISATAHPSPESKHPVSALPTPPISHDGKDHLSDDRPSSVVDVVSAHTPHLDPVTHQPAVVDIVNTHSPVKAQVLGGSFNNFGGLYPHSSPCMAPCPGYSYSHTEGYVTTQSYQSFSFSGIGTLNAVPLVTPTFRPSAFSVPGYNVNVPYGYYPGAPYYQPAPTPIIQGPLPKPCMVPHPLSFKFPQGPVKVLIHNPDTPEDHAAFSEYRPPEKGNPSEVTNIMRKVSNDSNNNNNGSMCNSSLSKTNGALNHSSQTANSKRGLDKAAEKQGSQSEGSKKPSDPKKKDADHKKKDVSGSKNAKTCESNSKKKSVEASKRRDGDGGKKKDSKVVLKAKESKDSKESKVTAKQPKKKSEKRKGGEKGSAGEETEANEESIPEHGWVWVGEPESKKVVSVHFDQPAEERVSYKAIRHSTHGDVIRVRDCVLLRSGGCRSDVPYVAKVGAFWELPKTKEKMMSLLWYYQPEHTEAGRQPHDMENEVFASRHRDENSVACIDDKCYVLTYDQFCRYQAQIRRVDHHAIPRPRIVPDLDWSSPEVDYPQQELPSEEVDPATVFCCRRVFDFRMKRILKNPS